Proteins encoded in a region of the Anoxybacillus amylolyticus genome:
- the recJ gene encoding single-stranded-DNA-specific exonuclease RecJ — translation MLTAKTRWDVKRPSLDKVNQLVERLNIAPLVASLLINRGIETAEAAKAFLMPEKQPLHDPFLFDSMEQAVERIRRAIQARERILVFGDYDADGVSSTTVMMSALNELGANADFYIPNRFTEGYGPNEPAFRLAKAQGVSLIITVDTGIAAVKEIALANELGMDVIITDHHEPGPVLPEALAIIHPKIGRYPFRELAGVGVAFKLAHALLGDVPEHLLDVVAIGTIADLVSLTGENRSLVVRGLEQLRNTARIGLRTLLKQCGVNLAQVNEETVGFVIAPRINAVGRLGDAAPAVKLLMTDDEAEAQQLAAEMDVLNRERQKLVSDITEEAVAIIERTFPLDANRVLVVAKEGWNAGVVGIVASKLVERFYRPTIVLSIDREKGIAKGSGRSIHGFDLFHHLSACRDILPHFGGHPMAAGMTLAIEHVDELRERLNRQAWETLTEEDFLPVTSIDAVCSVRDVTLEAVEQLEQLAPFGADNPKPFVLLEEVAVQTIRRIGTNQAHIKMLFEHEGHTLDSVGFGYGYLHDEIASDAKVSVVGTLSVNEWNYLRKPQLMICDVAVREWQLFDWRGIKQVQSALAALPLDKRLLVAFRPETIGILQLEAYRDEVHIIISEEEANRICADGRYLVLLDLPPKVDVLKVLLHGSLPARIYALFYQRENHFFSTLPTRDHFKWLYSFLRQKRSFDVEKYGAELARSRGWTNETVHFMVQVFLELQFVTLKHGVVQLVEQPAKRDLMDSPTYRLKQAQLELEKMFVYSSYEQLKRTFSEMRGSQLYEEAKTWI, via the coding sequence ATGTTAACAGCAAAAACACGTTGGGATGTCAAACGTCCTAGTCTAGATAAAGTCAATCAGCTTGTCGAGCGATTAAATATCGCTCCGCTTGTCGCGTCATTGCTTATCAATCGCGGCATCGAAACAGCGGAAGCAGCAAAGGCGTTTTTAATGCCGGAAAAGCAGCCGCTTCATGACCCGTTTTTATTTGACAGCATGGAACAAGCGGTCGAACGAATTCGTCGAGCGATTCAAGCAAGAGAACGTATTCTTGTCTTTGGCGATTACGATGCTGACGGCGTTAGCAGCACGACCGTTATGATGAGCGCACTAAACGAATTAGGAGCGAACGCTGACTTTTATATTCCTAACCGCTTTACTGAAGGATACGGACCGAACGAGCCAGCGTTTCGCCTAGCAAAAGCGCAAGGTGTTTCGCTTATTATCACGGTTGACACAGGAATTGCTGCGGTAAAAGAGATAGCACTGGCGAATGAACTTGGAATGGATGTCATCATTACTGACCATCACGAACCGGGACCAGTGTTGCCAGAGGCGCTCGCCATCATTCATCCGAAAATAGGGCGGTATCCGTTTCGTGAACTGGCTGGGGTTGGGGTGGCATTTAAGCTAGCTCACGCGTTGCTTGGAGACGTGCCAGAGCATTTGCTAGACGTCGTGGCGATTGGAACAATTGCCGATCTTGTGTCGTTAACAGGCGAAAATCGTTCGCTCGTCGTCCGCGGCTTAGAACAATTGCGAAACACTGCGCGTATTGGGTTACGAACGTTACTTAAACAATGCGGAGTGAATCTTGCGCAGGTGAACGAAGAAACCGTTGGCTTTGTCATCGCTCCACGCATTAATGCGGTCGGACGGTTAGGCGATGCCGCTCCGGCAGTGAAGTTATTAATGACCGACGACGAAGCAGAAGCGCAGCAGTTAGCGGCAGAGATGGACGTGCTTAACCGCGAACGGCAAAAGCTCGTCAGCGACATCACCGAAGAAGCGGTAGCGATAATTGAACGAACGTTTCCACTAGACGCGAACCGTGTGCTTGTCGTCGCAAAAGAGGGATGGAACGCAGGTGTGGTTGGCATTGTTGCTTCAAAGCTAGTGGAACGGTTTTATCGTCCCACGATTGTGTTAAGCATTGACCGTGAAAAAGGAATAGCGAAAGGCTCAGGGCGCAGCATTCACGGTTTTGATCTTTTTCATCATCTATCGGCATGCCGCGACATTTTGCCGCATTTTGGGGGGCATCCGATGGCAGCTGGCATGACGCTTGCGATAGAGCATGTGGACGAGCTAAGAGAGCGGCTAAATCGGCAGGCATGGGAAACGTTAACAGAGGAGGATTTCTTGCCGGTTACATCGATTGATGCCGTCTGTTCTGTCCGAGACGTCACGTTAGAAGCGGTAGAACAACTAGAGCAACTCGCTCCGTTTGGCGCTGATAATCCAAAACCGTTTGTGTTGCTAGAAGAAGTGGCAGTGCAAACGATTCGCCGTATCGGGACGAACCAAGCTCATATTAAAATGTTGTTTGAACATGAAGGGCATACGCTTGACAGTGTTGGTTTCGGCTATGGCTATTTGCACGACGAAATCGCTTCTGATGCGAAAGTGTCCGTCGTTGGCACGTTATCTGTGAACGAGTGGAACTATTTACGTAAACCACAGCTTATGATTTGCGACGTTGCCGTACGAGAGTGGCAGTTGTTTGATTGGCGGGGAATCAAGCAAGTGCAGTCCGCTTTGGCGGCGCTTCCGCTTGATAAGCGGTTGCTGGTGGCATTTCGTCCAGAAACGATAGGGATATTGCAACTCGAAGCATATCGTGACGAAGTGCATATTATCATCTCGGAGGAAGAAGCAAATCGCATTTGCGCGGACGGCCGCTACCTTGTCCTTCTTGATTTGCCACCGAAGGTTGATGTATTAAAAGTTTTACTACATGGTAGTTTACCTGCGCGCATTTATGCGTTATTCTATCAAAGGGAGAATCATTTTTTTAGCACGCTACCAACGCGTGACCATTTTAAATGGTTATATTCGTTTTTGCGTCAGAAACGATCATTTGATGTGGAAAAATACGGCGCTGAATTGGCACGTTCGCGCGGATGGACGAATGAAACGGTTCATTTTATGGTACAAGTCTTTTTAGAGTTACAGTTTGTCACGCTAAAGCATGGTGTCGTTCAACTGGTAGAACAGCCAGCGAAGCGTGATTTAATGGATTCCCCAACCTACCGATTAAAACAAGCTCAACTAGAGCTCGAAAAAATGTTTGTTTATTCATCTTATGAACAATTAAAGCGCACCTTTTCTGAAATGAGAGGTTCGCAACTGTACGAGGAGGCAAAAACATGGATTTAA
- the secDF gene encoding protein translocase subunit SecDF has product MVKRSRIIAFFLIVLLLGGTMGTTIQGILHNIKLGLDLQGGFEVLYEVKPAKKGDKIDKDTLASTVSALNKRINVLGVSEPNIQTEGNNRIRVQLAGVKDQNQAREILSTQAKLTFRDVHDNVLMDGSDLVEGGAKLSFDEHGKPSVAIKLKDANKFKQVTEKVYKMGSPNNLLVIWLDFKDGVDSYAKEAGKAKPKYISAAAVNQVFDQTDVSIVGNFTVEEAKQLANLLNAGALPVELKEIYSTSVGAQFGENALQKTIFAGIVGVAAIFLFMIAYYRFPGLIAVITLSVYIYLILLVFDWMNGVLTLPGIAALILGVGMAVDANIITYERIKDEIKLGKSIMSAYRTGNKGAFATIFDANITTIIAGVVLFIYGTSSVKGFATMLIISILASFITAVYGTRLLLGLLVQSRFLNNKPTYFGVKKAEILNIAETNEETEVPTKFDHLDFVKHSKKFFILSGALTVAGIIALLTMRLNLGIDFASGTRVEVMSDQKLNVHQLETEFQKLHLQPKDIVLAGNKGEVGVARFMGVLSKKEISKLKTHFKKQYGFDPNVSTVSPTVGKELARNAFIAVIISSIGIIVYVTLRFEMYMALAAIIALLHDAFIIVTFFSLTRLEVDLTFIAAVLTIIGYSINDTIVTFDRIRDLMKRRKVKTVDDLKHIVNRALQQTFTRSINTVLTVIFTVVALLLFGSEAIRNFNVALFVGLICGVYSSLFIASQLWVVWKGKQLKKGKVKKQPLKEAEPEV; this is encoded by the coding sequence ATGGTAAAAAGAAGTCGCATCATTGCGTTTTTCCTGATTGTGCTTTTATTAGGGGGCACGATGGGAACGACGATTCAAGGAATTTTACATAACATAAAGCTAGGTCTTGACTTACAAGGCGGATTTGAAGTGTTGTATGAAGTAAAGCCGGCGAAAAAAGGCGACAAAATTGATAAAGACACGCTTGCGAGCACCGTAAGTGCGTTAAATAAACGGATTAACGTGCTTGGCGTGAGCGAGCCGAACATCCAGACGGAAGGAAACAACCGAATTCGTGTGCAGCTTGCTGGGGTGAAAGACCAAAATCAGGCGCGCGAAATTTTATCGACGCAAGCGAAATTAACGTTTCGCGACGTGCATGATAACGTATTGATGGATGGAAGCGACCTTGTCGAAGGTGGAGCGAAGCTTTCGTTTGATGAACATGGAAAACCGAGCGTTGCCATTAAGCTAAAAGATGCAAACAAATTTAAACAGGTAACCGAAAAAGTATATAAAATGGGTTCGCCAAATAACTTGTTGGTCATTTGGCTTGACTTTAAAGACGGGGTCGATTCGTACGCAAAAGAAGCGGGAAAAGCAAAGCCAAAATATATTTCTGCTGCCGCTGTCAACCAAGTGTTTGACCAGACAGACGTATCGATCGTCGGAAACTTTACTGTCGAGGAAGCAAAACAGCTCGCGAACTTGTTGAATGCAGGCGCTCTTCCGGTCGAGTTAAAAGAAATTTATTCGACGTCCGTTGGGGCACAGTTTGGAGAAAACGCGTTGCAAAAAACGATTTTTGCGGGCATTGTCGGTGTGGCAGCCATTTTCTTGTTTATGATTGCTTACTATCGCTTTCCAGGGCTTATTGCCGTTATTACGCTTTCCGTTTACATTTATTTAATTTTGCTCGTCTTTGATTGGATGAACGGTGTATTGACGTTGCCAGGAATCGCGGCGCTCATTTTAGGGGTCGGTATGGCGGTCGATGCCAATATTATTACGTATGAGCGAATTAAAGATGAAATTAAGCTCGGGAAGTCCATCATGTCCGCGTATCGCACGGGAAATAAAGGAGCATTTGCTACTATTTTCGATGCTAATATTACGACAATTATTGCTGGTGTCGTGCTGTTTATTTATGGCACAAGCTCGGTAAAAGGATTTGCAACAATGCTTATCATTAGCATTTTAGCAAGCTTTATTACCGCCGTATATGGTACGCGTTTATTGCTCGGACTGCTTGTGCAAAGCCGTTTCTTAAACAATAAACCAACCTATTTTGGCGTGAAGAAAGCGGAAATTTTAAATATTGCTGAAACGAATGAAGAAACGGAAGTACCGACAAAATTTGACCACCTTGATTTCGTAAAGCACAGTAAAAAATTCTTTATCCTTTCTGGCGCATTGACGGTTGCCGGCATTATTGCACTATTGACGATGAGGCTGAATCTTGGGATTGACTTTGCGAGCGGGACGCGCGTCGAAGTGATGAGCGATCAAAAACTAAACGTACATCAGCTAGAAACGGAATTTCAAAAGCTTCATTTACAGCCGAAAGATATCGTGCTCGCAGGAAATAAAGGCGAAGTTGGTGTTGCGCGCTTTATGGGCGTCTTAAGCAAAAAGGAAATTTCTAAATTGAAGACGCATTTTAAAAAACAATACGGGTTTGATCCGAATGTCAGCACCGTATCGCCGACAGTCGGAAAAGAATTGGCACGAAATGCCTTTATCGCGGTCATCATTTCTTCTATTGGCATCATTGTTTATGTTACGCTTCGGTTTGAAATGTATATGGCGCTTGCAGCAATCATTGCGTTACTACACGATGCATTCATCATTGTGACGTTTTTCAGCTTAACTCGTCTAGAAGTGGATTTAACGTTTATCGCCGCAGTGTTAACGATTATCGGCTATTCGATTAACGATACGATCGTTACGTTTGACCGTATTCGCGATTTAATGAAACGTCGGAAAGTGAAAACAGTGGACGATTTAAAGCATATCGTCAACCGCGCGTTGCAACAAACGTTCACTCGTTCCATTAACACAGTATTGACAGTTATTTTCACGGTTGTTGCGCTGTTACTGTTCGGAAGTGAAGCAATCCGTAACTTTAACGTAGCGTTATTCGTCGGATTAATTTGCGGCGTCTACTCATCGTTATTTATCGCTTCCCAGCTATGGGTCGTTTGGAAAGGAAAGCAGTTGAAAAAAGGAAAAGTAAAGAAACAGCCGCTGAAAGAGGCGGAGCCGGAAGTATAA
- a CDS encoding cation diffusion facilitator family transporter: MKKEERFRQAQFAAVVGIIGNIVLAVVKAIAGVVGHSKALLADAVHSASDVAGSVAVLVGLRVAKQPPDEDHPYGHGKAESIAAIIVAVLLFVVGIEIGRASLASFFKPLRPPEMVTVYVVVASIAVKEAMFRYKYRLGKKLKSDAIIVNAYEHRSDVFSSIAALIGIGAAIVGSDFGIDWLVYADPVAGLFVSILVIKMAWTLGKESIHTTLDHVLHEEDIEPFREAVLQIPEVQKLHELHAREHGHYVIIDVKIAVDPTLTVEEGHRIGKRVKERLLSFANVENVLVHVNPHYQKKNE, encoded by the coding sequence GTGAAAAAAGAAGAACGTTTTCGACAAGCTCAATTTGCAGCAGTAGTTGGCATCATCGGAAACATTGTACTTGCGGTAGTCAAAGCTATCGCCGGAGTAGTCGGACATAGTAAAGCGCTTCTTGCTGATGCCGTGCACTCTGCATCCGATGTCGCTGGGTCGGTTGCGGTGTTGGTCGGACTGCGTGTGGCGAAACAGCCGCCTGATGAAGACCATCCTTACGGACACGGCAAGGCGGAATCGATTGCTGCCATTATTGTCGCTGTGCTCCTATTTGTCGTCGGCATCGAAATTGGCAGAGCATCACTCGCATCATTTTTTAAGCCACTTCGTCCGCCAGAGATGGTCACTGTTTATGTCGTTGTTGCTTCGATTGCTGTGAAAGAAGCGATGTTTCGTTATAAATATCGGCTCGGAAAAAAATTAAAGAGCGATGCGATTATTGTAAATGCTTATGAGCATCGTTCTGACGTTTTTTCTTCCATCGCCGCCCTAATCGGCATCGGTGCCGCCATCGTCGGTTCTGATTTTGGTATCGACTGGCTTGTCTATGCCGATCCGGTCGCGGGGCTATTTGTTTCTATTCTTGTCATTAAAATGGCATGGACGCTTGGAAAAGAGTCGATTCATACGACGCTTGACCATGTACTGCACGAAGAAGACATCGAGCCGTTTCGTGAAGCGGTATTGCAAATTCCTGAAGTACAGAAACTTCATGAACTGCATGCGCGCGAGCACGGGCATTACGTGATTATTGATGTGAAGATCGCCGTCGATCCGACGCTAACCGTCGAAGAAGGGCATCGAATCGGTAAACGTGTGAAAGAGCGTCTTCTTTCGTTTGCCAATGTCGAGAACGTATTGGTGCATGTGAATCCGCACTATCAGAAAAAAAACGAGTAA
- a CDS encoding adenine phosphoribosyltransferase, whose protein sequence is MDLKQYVTIVPDFPKPGIMFKDITTIMDKGEVYKYATDQIVQYAREREIDIVVGPEARGFIIGCPVAYALGVGFAPVRKEGKLPREVVRVEYGLEYGKDVLTMHKDAIKPGQRVLITDDLLATGGTIEATIKLVEQLGGVVAGIAFLIELTYLEGRKKLEGYDILTLMQF, encoded by the coding sequence ATGGATTTAAAACAATACGTCACGATCGTCCCGGACTTCCCAAAACCAGGCATTATGTTTAAAGACATTACGACGATCATGGATAAAGGAGAAGTTTACAAATACGCGACAGACCAAATCGTGCAATATGCGCGGGAAAGAGAAATTGATATTGTCGTCGGTCCGGAGGCGCGCGGATTTATTATCGGCTGTCCTGTTGCGTATGCGCTCGGCGTCGGCTTTGCTCCGGTGCGAAAAGAAGGGAAATTGCCGCGTGAAGTCGTTCGCGTCGAGTATGGCTTAGAGTACGGCAAGGACGTTTTGACGATGCATAAAGATGCGATTAAACCAGGGCAACGCGTCTTAATTACAGACGACTTATTGGCGACAGGCGGAACGATTGAAGCAACGATTAAGCTTGTTGAACAGCTTGGCGGTGTAGTGGCAGGAATTGCGTTTCTCATTGAGTTGACATATTTAGAAGGCCGGAAAAAGCTAGAGGGATACGATATTTTAACATTGATGCAATTTTAA
- a CDS encoding N-acetylmuramoyl-L-alanine amidase has translation MVVTTADQLNVREGPGTTYRVKAKLRQGEAYPVLQETNGWVNLRLSAKDTGWVTRQYVAETTMQMKATVNQLRVRTSPSPQAKIIGYLQRGQTVQVIDRNGQWVKMKQNTLLGWVASDYLVPVSSNAANPAPPAMQTRTGTVAVDMLNVRAEPSLQANVIQKLTFGEEVRIVGETTDWYQINVNGTVTGWVYRTYIMTASYSIKVLEDGTNVRNAPSLTAGVQKVARKGEQFHVLAKEGTWYKVELPEGNSGYIAEWVVSIVRSSNNNETIEKKIIVIDPGHGGKDSGTIGSDGVMEKTLTLNTALRLKQALEKTGATVYLTRTDDTYLTLQERVRIAHQYHADAFISIHYDSSPNLASGMTVYYYDQQSDYPLALSLDPFFAQGLAIPYRGVRFGDFHVIRETTIPSVLLELGYVSNPTELAIIRSDAYQQQVVTAIINGLQRYFSQ, from the coding sequence GGTCGTCACGACTGCAGACCAGCTAAACGTCCGAGAAGGACCAGGAACAACGTACCGAGTAAAAGCAAAGCTTCGGCAAGGGGAAGCATACCCTGTCCTTCAAGAAACGAACGGATGGGTAAACTTGCGGCTATCGGCAAAAGACACAGGCTGGGTTACTCGACAATACGTCGCCGAAACAACGATGCAAATGAAAGCGACAGTCAATCAGCTCCGCGTCCGCACTTCTCCGAGCCCACAAGCAAAAATCATTGGCTATTTACAGCGCGGACAGACTGTCCAAGTCATCGACCGAAACGGGCAATGGGTCAAAATGAAACAAAATACGCTACTCGGTTGGGTCGCTTCTGATTATCTCGTTCCGGTGTCTTCTAATGCAGCGAATCCAGCACCGCCCGCGATGCAGACTCGAACGGGAACGGTCGCTGTCGATATGCTGAACGTACGGGCAGAACCGTCTTTACAAGCAAATGTCATTCAAAAGCTAACATTTGGAGAAGAAGTGCGCATCGTTGGCGAAACAACCGATTGGTATCAAATAAACGTGAACGGCACTGTGACTGGATGGGTATACCGTACATACATTATGACCGCTTCTTATTCTATTAAAGTGTTAGAAGACGGAACAAACGTTCGTAATGCACCATCGCTGACGGCGGGCGTACAAAAAGTAGCAAGAAAAGGGGAACAGTTTCACGTCCTTGCGAAAGAAGGAACGTGGTATAAAGTAGAACTTCCAGAGGGAAATAGCGGCTATATTGCCGAATGGGTCGTTTCCATTGTCCGCAGTAGCAATAATAATGAAACGATTGAGAAGAAAATCATCGTCATCGACCCTGGCCATGGCGGCAAAGATAGCGGCACAATCGGAAGCGATGGCGTAATGGAAAAGACGTTGACGCTCAACACCGCGCTGCGTTTAAAGCAGGCGCTAGAAAAAACTGGAGCCACTGTTTACCTTACGCGAACCGATGACACGTACCTTACGCTACAAGAACGCGTCCGCATCGCCCATCAATATCATGCCGATGCGTTTATTAGCATTCATTACGACAGTTCTCCAAACTTAGCAAGTGGAATGACCGTCTATTATTACGACCAACAAAGCGACTACCCGCTTGCGTTATCGCTCGACCCGTTTTTCGCGCAAGGGTTAGCTATTCCATATCGCGGCGTTCGATTCGGTGATTTCCACGTCATTCGCGAAACAACGATTCCATCGGTCTTATTAGAACTCGGGTATGTCAGCAATCCAACAGAGTTAGCTATTATTCGTTCCGACGCTTACCAGCAGCAAGTAGTAACCGCCATCATCAACGGGCTGCAGCGCTACTTTAGCCAATAG
- the dtd gene encoding D-aminoacyl-tRNA deacylase: MRVVVQRAKQAKVTVNGETVGCIDFGLVLLVGVTHHDTNEDAAFVADKIANLRIFEDDDGKMNVSLLDVGGAVLSVSQFTLYGDCRKGRRPNFMEAARPEHALSIYETFNEELRKKGITVETGQFGAMMEVTLTNDGPVTLIVESKEKSE, encoded by the coding sequence ATGCGAGTAGTCGTACAACGAGCAAAACAGGCGAAAGTGACCGTCAACGGGGAAACGGTCGGCTGTATTGATTTTGGATTGGTGCTTCTTGTCGGAGTTACCCATCATGATACAAACGAAGATGCGGCGTTTGTTGCCGATAAAATTGCGAATTTGCGCATTTTTGAAGACGATGACGGGAAAATGAACGTATCGCTTCTCGATGTTGGCGGTGCCGTATTGTCAGTGTCGCAATTTACACTATACGGCGATTGCCGAAAAGGACGACGGCCGAATTTTATGGAAGCCGCAAGACCAGAGCATGCGCTTTCGATTTATGAGACGTTCAATGAAGAATTAAGAAAAAAAGGAATTACGGTGGAAACGGGTCAATTTGGTGCGATGATGGAAGTGACGCTCACGAACGACGGTCCGGTCACCCTTATCGTTGAAAGTAAAGAAAAAAGCGAGTGA
- a CDS encoding RelA/SpoT family protein: MANEQVLTAEQVIEQASRYLSEKDVELIKKAYEFAKHAHREQYRKSGEPYIIHPIQVAGILVDLKMDAVTIAAGFLHDVVEDTVATKEDLEKAFGEEVAMLVDGVTKLGKIKYKSHEEQQAENHRKMFLAMAQDIRVILIKLADRLHNMRTLKHLPVEKQRRIANETLEIFAPLAHRLGISKIKWELEDTALRYLNPQQYYRIVNLMKKKRAEREQYLEEVIQEMRERLNEVSIKGEISGRPKHIYSIYRKMVLQNKQFNEIYDLLAIRIIVHSIKDCYAVLGIIHTCWKPMPGRFKDYIAMPKPNMYQSLHTTVVGPKGEPLEVQIRTFEMHQIAEFGIAAHWAYKEGKTVKPNSFEEKLSWFREILEWQNDASNAEEFMETLKMDLFSDMVFVFTPKGDVIELPAGSVPIDFAYRIHSEIGNKTIGAKVNGKMVPLDYKLKTGDIVEILTSKHSYGPSQDWLKLAQTSHAKNKIRQFFKKQRREENIEKGKEMVEKEIRNLGFDVKDILTTENVKRVAEKFNFSNEEDMYAAVGYHGITAAQIAHRLTDKWRKQRDLEEQQKKLAEAVQEIKTPIGKKRDCGIRVQGIDNLLIRLSRCCNPVPGDEIIGFITRGRGVSDCPNVQIEEAEDRLISVEWESDAKTSREYNVEIEISGFDRRGLLNEVLQAVNETKTDISAVSGRSDHRNKIATIHMTIAIRNISHLQKIVERIKQIPDIYSVQRIMNN, from the coding sequence ATGGCCAACGAACAAGTGTTAACGGCGGAACAAGTCATCGAACAAGCGAGTCGTTATTTGTCCGAAAAAGACGTTGAATTGATAAAAAAAGCGTACGAATTTGCGAAACATGCTCATCGCGAGCAATATCGAAAATCAGGCGAACCATATATTATCCATCCGATTCAAGTTGCCGGCATTTTAGTTGATTTGAAAATGGACGCAGTTACGATCGCCGCCGGCTTTTTGCACGATGTCGTAGAAGATACCGTAGCGACAAAAGAAGATTTGGAAAAAGCGTTCGGCGAGGAAGTAGCGATGCTTGTCGACGGCGTCACGAAGCTTGGCAAAATTAAATATAAATCCCATGAAGAGCAGCAAGCGGAAAACCATCGGAAAATGTTTTTGGCGATGGCACAAGACATTCGCGTCATTTTAATTAAATTAGCGGATCGACTCCATAACATGCGGACGTTGAAGCATTTGCCGGTGGAAAAGCAACGGCGCATCGCCAATGAAACGCTTGAAATTTTTGCTCCGCTTGCGCACCGGCTCGGAATTTCAAAAATTAAATGGGAGCTAGAAGATACGGCGCTTCGTTATTTAAACCCGCAGCAATATTATCGGATCGTCAATTTGATGAAGAAAAAACGTGCGGAGCGCGAGCAATATTTAGAAGAAGTCATTCAAGAAATGCGTGAACGGTTAAACGAAGTGTCCATTAAAGGTGAAATTTCTGGCAGACCGAAACATATTTACAGCATTTATCGGAAAATGGTGTTGCAAAATAAACAATTTAACGAAATTTACGATTTGTTGGCCATCCGCATTATCGTCCATAGTATTAAAGATTGCTATGCGGTGTTAGGCATTATTCATACATGTTGGAAACCGATGCCAGGTCGTTTTAAAGACTATATTGCAATGCCAAAGCCAAACATGTATCAATCGTTGCATACCACGGTGGTTGGTCCGAAAGGCGAGCCACTGGAAGTACAAATTCGCACGTTTGAAATGCATCAAATTGCGGAATTCGGGATTGCCGCCCACTGGGCGTATAAAGAGGGAAAGACGGTAAAACCGAATTCGTTTGAAGAAAAACTTTCTTGGTTTCGGGAAATTTTAGAATGGCAAAACGATGCAAGCAATGCAGAAGAGTTCATGGAAACACTCAAAATGGACTTGTTCTCTGATATGGTGTTCGTCTTTACGCCAAAAGGAGACGTCATTGAACTCCCTGCTGGGTCAGTACCAATCGATTTCGCCTACCGGATTCATTCGGAAATCGGAAACAAAACAATCGGCGCTAAAGTGAACGGCAAAATGGTGCCACTCGATTACAAATTAAAAACGGGTGACATTGTGGAAATTTTAACATCGAAACATTCGTATGGACCGAGCCAAGATTGGTTGAAGTTAGCGCAAACGTCTCATGCGAAAAATAAAATTCGCCAATTTTTCAAAAAGCAACGCAGGGAAGAAAATATTGAAAAAGGAAAAGAAATGGTAGAAAAAGAAATTCGCAACCTTGGCTTCGACGTCAAAGACATTTTAACAACCGAAAATGTCAAACGGGTAGCGGAGAAATTTAACTTTTCCAATGAAGAAGATATGTACGCAGCTGTCGGCTATCACGGGATTACAGCAGCGCAAATTGCCCATCGGTTAACGGATAAATGGCGGAAGCAGCGCGATTTAGAAGAGCAACAAAAAAAATTAGCCGAAGCGGTGCAAGAAATAAAAACGCCGATTGGAAAAAAACGTGATTGCGGCATTCGTGTGCAAGGAATCGATAATTTATTAATTCGTTTGTCGCGCTGCTGTAACCCAGTTCCAGGCGATGAAATTATCGGATTTATTACGAGAGGGCGCGGCGTTTCCGATTGTCCGAACGTGCAAATAGAAGAAGCGGAAGACCGGCTCATTTCGGTCGAGTGGGAAAGCGATGCGAAAACGAGTCGCGAATACAATGTAGAAATTGAAATTTCCGGTTTTGACCGACGTGGATTATTAAATGAAGTGTTGCAGGCGGTGAATGAAACGAAAACGGATATTTCCGCAGTTTCTGGGAGATCGGATCATCGAAATAAGATCGCAACCATTCACATGACGATTGCCATTCGCAATATTAGCCATTTACAAAAAATCGTCGAACGAATTAAACAAATTCCAGACATTTACTCAGTTCAACGAATAATGAATAACTAG
- a CDS encoding post-transcriptional regulator, which produces MAKEQIEKLRAELMPALQCKYDEFRLLGYEQVTLEQIWECLLQKRWKILEEKKLYELVSDILSLSIGEYMAFLTMSSYREQHIKADDLQSLIDELS; this is translated from the coding sequence ATGGCAAAAGAACAAATAGAAAAGTTGAGGGCGGAGCTTATGCCTGCATTACAATGCAAATATGATGAATTTCGCTTGTTAGGATATGAGCAGGTGACACTCGAACAAATTTGGGAGTGCCTGCTACAAAAAAGGTGGAAAATATTAGAGGAAAAAAAGCTGTATGAACTAGTAAGCGACATTTTATCGCTCTCAATTGGCGAATATATGGCGTTTCTCACGATGTCATCGTATCGAGAGCAACATATAAAAGCGGACGACTTACAATCGCTTATAGATGAGTTATCATAG